In Paracoccus liaowanqingii, the genomic stretch TGTCCCTGCATAAACAAAGATGACCAGCAAAATGAACTCGGCCCCCCACGGCGCAGGATATTTTGCTGCCACGCTAAGTCCCACCAAGGTCAGTGGGAAGTGCAGCACGTAGAACGGGAATACCGCCCTATTGAGCTCGGGAAGTATTCCGCCGGGGCTGACGAGGAACCTGCCTGCCAATCCCATGGCCGCAAGGCACCAACTCCAGGCCGTGGCCGCTTCGACAATGGAAAAGACCGTTGTTCTCGGCGGGTGAAGACCTCGGGGAATCCAACCTCCCGCGGCTAAAGCCAGCCCGGTGTCGACGTCATCTATGAGAGCAAGCGCAAGAAGCGCTGCCTTGACGATGAAAAGGGCGACCGCTGATCCGAGCAACCACCAGGCATACCGTCTGACCCAGTCAAGAACGCGCCTATGATCTGCCCCGATCAGATAGCCCCCCAGAAAGAAAATCAGGTAGAGCACGAATTGATAGTTGTCGCCCGTCAGGGCCGGCGCATACGGCTTGAGCAGAACAACGGCTGCCGCTGATGAGATGAGCAGCGTCGCAAGCAAGAAGCGCGGTTGTGGTGCCGCTTCTGCAAGGCGCTTCCTGAAAACGAAGGCCGGCCAGCAAAGCAGGGTGTAAAGCGCCAAGCTGATAAGAAACCACAGATGCAAAACCTGCCGTGGATCCGGTTCTGTCAACCATTTCCACCAAAAGGAGCCCAACCCGGCCGCGTCTCCGTTCATTAGTGCAATGGCATAACCACCAAAGACATTGAGGATGGCGGTGGCGAAGACGAGAGGGGTAAGCAGGCGCAGGAGGCGCAAGCCGATGAAACGGATCCCCGTGCCTTTCCCCGTGAGAAACCAGGTCCCGAGCCCGGCAATCAGGAACAACGACGGAAGCCTCCAACTGTGGCTCCAGTAAATGAAGAATTTCATCCCGTTGCCGGCCAAGTGGTCGTTGACGAACCCGTAAATGTTGACACCCCAGTCCACGAAACCGATCGCAACATGGAACGGGACCAGGAGAGCGAACAGCAGGACGCGCAGCCAATCGAGTTCAACCCTCCTTGTCATGAGCGTCAGCCTTCTCCCCGCCAGTTGCCTTTGGCATGCAGCATACCATTCCCTTGCTGCTTTGGAACGGGCCTGCCGCCGTCGTGCCTACGCAGGTGATATATCCGACTAGCAACGGTTCATTTGTACAGATCATCTGCTTACTTACTGCGTAGCTTTGATTTCCCGCACTAGTTTTACTACGGTCTTAACCGTGGCCGCCACAGGATAGCGCTTTCAATCATTACCGCCCTCTTTAGAATAGTTATTTTTTCCCGGCCATAGCAACCAGTCACGGACATAATTTTTTTCTACTGAAGTTTTCATCACTAGAATCAGGATGGCTATAAATAAAAAACACCAGATTTCGGGTATCTCCATTCGGCTTATCCGTCAGAGGTGTAGCAAGCCGAGGGCCAATCAGAAAAGAATATAGCGTGAATCGCTATGATCCCTAAAGAAATGGTATAATCAATCCGCTATTAACGTATGCTGGATAGGTCGTGAGAAGCTTGGTCCAGCCATTGCCCGCCAGGACGTTTGTCATTCCATTCACCGGCAAAAGCCAGGCGATGTGCCTGCTACGCCACACCGAACAATAACGACGCACGCAGAATGCTTCCCAAAGAAGGTACCCTGCCCCACTGTTCCACCAGATAAGGCTGCGGAGCTGACCCAATCCACTTTCTTGCAGCGAAGTGCTGCGCTCAAAAAGCACCAAGGGTTTGGGTCTGCGCGGTGTGTACTTTCATTTTGCATTGCTATGATATAACGGATGTAACCCGCGCTAGATGGCGCAGTAGCATTGGCCAAAGCGTAGTAGGAATTGCGCGTATTGGGACGAGCATGAGCGCGCCGAAACAAAAGACCGGGCCGGCACGTCGTTTCACGTGATGAGTCACTTCAGGTTGAACCTAAAGCATCAGACTGAGCGCCAAAACCATCGAATAGAACCATGCTAAAGTACAGAGACCATTCCGGAAACAACACTTTTATCGGCTCTATTATTACCTAATACAAAACGAATTTAGTCTGCAATTTTTTTTCTTGACACGTTATGGAATGCTCAAACGACAAGCGTCAACGGGCAATGGGACTATTATAAACCTGCTCATTACGCCACCTTATTGTCCTTTGTATTACTTGAGTATTGCGGTATCCATTTGAAATAGCCATATTTAAAGTACAAATTATCACGGCGCTCTTAAAATACGCGATCAGCATTCAATTAATTCTTAAATTCTAAAATCCCTGTGGTAGATTATGCAGAACGCTTGTTGCTCCGTTTATCAGTTCTGCCGAATCGAGGCTTTACATGCATCGCACTGTTGGTCCGTCCATTACCCGTCGCACGGCGCTTGCAGCTGGAGCCTGCCTGTTTGGCGGCCCGGCCCTTGCGCAACCCGTGTGTAAGCTTGGGCTCCCGAACCACGTCAAAGGTCCTGCGGTCTGGCAAGATCTGCACCAGGACGAGCTCGATGCTTCTTATAACCAAGAGTTTTATCAACCCCACACCGACGCTATCAACTCGCGCCTGTCCGGCCTGAGCTATGAACTGCGAACGCGGCTTGGGTATCCCGAACGAGTTGACTATGGAGAGGGTCCTGACGAGGCCATGGACATCTATAAGGCACCTGAATCTGGCGGTCCGGTCTTCGTCTTCGTCCATGGTGGGATTTGGCTCTATCTCGATGCCAGCTATGCAGGATTTGCAGCTGAGATGTTTCTCGATCGAGGAGCAAATTTCGTTTCACTGGACTTTGCGCCCGTAAACGAGCTCGAAGGAGACCTTGCTCGTCAGGCTGATCAGGTTCGGCGCGGAATTGCCTGGGTCGTGCGGAATGCCAAGAGTTTTGGGGGCGACCCGGCGCGCGTCTATATCGGGGGGCACTCATCTGGAGGCCACCTTGCTGCCGTGGCGCTGACGACTGATTGGGCGGGAGAGTTCGGTCTTCCGACAGATGCGGTCAAGGGTGGCCTGTGCATGAGCGGGATGTACGATCTCGAGCCTGTCCGTCTGTCGTGGCGAAGCCGCTATATTGCTTTCACAGATGCCATGGAGGATGCGACGAGCCCGCAGCGCCATCTCGATCGTATCACGGCCCCTGTGGTGGTTTCATATGGGACCCTGGAAACTCCAGAGTTTCAAAGGCAGGCCAAGGATTTTGCCGCGGCGCTTGAGGCTGCTGGAAAGCCGGTGCAACTGATCGTGGGTCAGAACTACTTCCATCAGGACATGTGGGAGACACTCGGAAATCCTTACGGACCGAATGGTCGTGCAGCGCTGGCCATGATGGATCTCGGCCCATGATGGGCAAATGCAAGTCCACTGAGTTTTTGTAGGCGGCGAAAGAAGTTCGGCCTGTTCGAAGTAGATTTCATCTACGTCCGACAATCTGGTCGATACCCAAGCCCCGACACCGGAGGAACAGCATGGACGCAAATCAGTTCAAAGCCGCCATCGGTGGCATGTCGGAGGGTGACCTGCTTGAGGTGATCAACGCTCTTGAGCGCGCCCGCACTCACGCGTTGCAGCTGAAACACAGTGCCCGCCTGCCTGAACGTGCCGCCTTTGGAGCTATCGCGGTGGACTTGGACTATAGCCTCGGCCTTATCTGTCGAATTCTAGCCGCGCAGCACACCGCTAATGATACAGAGGCCAATGATGAGCAGGCTGGTATGCAGAGCAACTACTCTGCGCGGGCTGATCCCAAGAATTCAGGCCCTGCCGTCTACTTTCCGTGAAGGACGCTCATATAAAGTTGGCGCTGAGCAATCCGCCACATATCGCAAAGCTTGAGGTGTCACATGCCGAGTAAAACCACGGCTCCCGACGCCGTTGAACTGATTGATCACCTGTACGCCGCGCTTTTCGGAGAAGCGCCGTGGCAAAATTTTGTGGATCGATCCTGCAGTCTCCTGCCTAACGGCAGGACCGTCCTCTTCTATCAGGATAAAACATCAGGCGCGGGGGCAATGTCACTTACGGCCGGCCTTGACGCTGGCATGGTGAAAAAATTCAATGACCACTATCACAGTGTGAACCCTTGGATCGATCATGCAATGATCAGACCCCTCGGAAAAGTTCTGCAGGCCGATGAAATGCTGGCGCGAGCCGATCTGAGGCGCACCGAGTTTTTTCAAGATTATCTTCGCCCTCAAGACATCGAAACCGGTCTCGGTGTGACCCTTCATCGTCAACAAGGGCTTCACGTGTTTTTCAGTATTGTGAGTGCAGATGCGACGGAGGAGCAGATCGCATCTGCCAAGCACTGCACCACCCTCCTTGTGCCCCATCTGTA encodes the following:
- a CDS encoding acyltransferase family protein, whose amino-acid sequence is MTRRVELDWLRVLLFALLVPFHVAIGFVDWGVNIYGFVNDHLAGNGMKFFIYWSHSWRLPSLFLIAGLGTWFLTGKGTGIRFIGLRLLRLLTPLVFATAILNVFGGYAIALMNGDAAGLGSFWWKWLTEPDPRQVLHLWFLISLALYTLLCWPAFVFRKRLAEAAPQPRFLLATLLISSAAAVVLLKPYAPALTGDNYQFVLYLIFFLGGYLIGADHRRVLDWVRRYAWWLLGSAVALFIVKAALLALALIDDVDTGLALAAGGWIPRGLHPPRTTVFSIVEAATAWSWCLAAMGLAGRFLVSPGGILPELNRAVFPFYVLHFPLTLVGLSVAAKYPAPWGAEFILLVIFVYAGTWALWRLLDQLGPIAFLVGGKPRAPVASKPN
- a CDS encoding alpha/beta hydrolase, which codes for MHRTVGPSITRRTALAAGACLFGGPALAQPVCKLGLPNHVKGPAVWQDLHQDELDASYNQEFYQPHTDAINSRLSGLSYELRTRLGYPERVDYGEGPDEAMDIYKAPESGGPVFVFVHGGIWLYLDASYAGFAAEMFLDRGANFVSLDFAPVNELEGDLARQADQVRRGIAWVVRNAKSFGGDPARVYIGGHSSGGHLAAVALTTDWAGEFGLPTDAVKGGLCMSGMYDLEPVRLSWRSRYIAFTDAMEDATSPQRHLDRITAPVVVSYGTLETPEFQRQAKDFAAALEAAGKPVQLIVGQNYFHQDMWETLGNPYGPNGRAALAMMDLGP